One Solanum lycopersicum chromosome 2, SLM_r2.1 genomic region harbors:
- the LOC101249312 gene encoding probable metal-nicotianamine transporter YSL7, translating into MAKEEEEEWESTEKAFKDEFIPAWQKQITLRAMVTGLILSVVFNFIVCKLNLTTGVIPSLNVAAGLLGFAGIRTWTAVIDKFGMLKQPFTRQENTVIQTCIVASYGIAFSSGTASYMLGMSPYIASQADAGNTPNNTKKLSITWILPYLFVVSFAGLFSIVALRKMMIMKYKLTYPSGTATAYLINCFHTPKGAKLAKKQVRSLFQSFGFSFIFGAVQWIVARDEGCGFGSLHTFGSEAYAKKFYFDFSSTYVGVGMLCPYMVNISLLIGAIVSWAIMWPMIEEKKGDWYSAKLSATSLHGIQGYRVFIAIAMMLGDGLFHFAYMLVVTISSFTKRDPQNDYSGEEDEHDLDKKIRNDYFLKDQIPNWAVIGGYAGIALISVIVVPIIFHSLKWYHILVAYLVAPILAFCNSYGAGLTDWSLASNYGKIAILTFSYWVGLENGGVVAGLASCGLMMSILDTASGLMGDFKTGYLTLTSPRSMFFSQLIGTAMGCVITPLVFWIFNSAYKLGDPEGSYPAPYGLMYRGIALLGVEGFGSLPKHCVRLSIWFFLAAILINLMTQLLQKYETKYEIYRFIPSPMCMAIPFYLGGYFAIDMCLGSLILFGWQMYNKQKAKDFGPAVASGLICGESLWGIPASVLALAGVKAPICMKA; encoded by the exons TAACATTGAGGGCAATGGTTACTGGATTGATCCTGAGCGTTGTTTTCAACTTTATTGTTTGCAAACTCAATCTGACAACTGGTGTTATCCCTTCTCTGAATGTGGCTGCTGGTCTCCTTGGATTTGCTGGGATTAGAACATGGACTGCTGTTATAGATAAGTTTGGTATGTTGAAACAACCATTTACTAGGCAGGAGAATACCGTCATACAGACGTGCATCGTTGCTTCTTATGGCATTGCTTTTAGCAGTGGAACAGCAAGTTATATGTTGGGAATGAGTCCATATATAGCATCTCAGGCAGATGCTGGAAATACACCAAATAATACTAAGAAGCTTTCCATTACTTGGATTCTTCCTTACCTTTTTGTTGTTAGCTTTGCCGGACTCTTTTCAATTGTCGCACTAAGAAAG ATGATGATAATGAAGTACAAGCTCACATATCCAAGTGGAACTGCAACTGCGTACCTTATCAACTGTTTCCACACTCCTAAAGGAGCTAAGCTTGCCAA GAAACAAGTCCGTTCGTTATTCCAATCATTTGGGTTCAGCTTTATATTTGGAGCTGTTCAGTGGATAGTTGCACGTGATGAAGGTTGTGGATTTGGTAGCTTGCATACATTTGGTTCTGAAGCCTATGCCAAAAAGTTCTATTTTGATTTCTCATCAACATATGTTGGAGTTGGTATGCTTTGCCCTTACATGGTCAACATATCATTACTAATTGGTGCCATAGTCTCATGGGCTATAATGTGGCCAATGATCGAAGAAAAGAAAGGCGACTGGTACTCTGCCAAATTATCTGCTACTAGTCTTCATGGTATCCAAGGATACAGGGTATTTATAGCAATTGCCATGATGCTTGGAGATGGTCTTTTCCATTTTGCTTACATGTTGGTTGTCACAATCTCAAGTTTCACAAAGAGGGATCCTCAAAACGATTATTCAGGTGAAGAAGATGAACATGATCTTGACAAGAAGATACGAAATGACTATTTCTTGAAAGACCAGATCCCTAACTGGGCAGTCATTGGGGGATACGCTGGTATTGCACTCATATCTGTCATTGTCGTACCCATCATCTTCCACTCGCTCAAATGGTATCACATTTTGGTTGCCTATTTAGTTGCTCCAATTTTGGCTTTCTGCAATTCTTATGGAGCCGGACTCACTGATTGGTCCCTGGCATCAAATTATGGTAAAATTGCAATCCTTACATTTAGTTATTGGGTTGGTTTGGAGAATGGTGGAGTGGTTGCTGGACTTGCTTCGTGTGGTTTGATGATGAGCATACTAGACACAGCTTCTGGTTTGATGGGAGATTTCAAGACTGGTTACTTAACCCTTACATCCCCGCGTTCCATGTTCTTTAGCCAACTAATTGGAACTGCCATGGGCTGTGTCATAACCCCTCTTGTCTTCTGGATTTTCAACAGTGCTTATAAATTGGGTGATCCAGAAGGGTCATACCCGGCACCATATGGTCTCATGTATCGTGGAATTGCCCTACTTGGTGTAGAAGGATTTGGAAGTCTCCCAAAGCATTGTGTTAGGCTTTCTATTTGGTTTTTTCTGGCTGCTATACTAATCAACCTAATGACTCAGCTGCTGCAGAAATATGAGaccaaatatgaaatttatcgATTCATTCCGAGTCCAATGTGCATGGCGATACCATTTTACCTTGGAGGGTACTTTGCGATTGATATGTGTCTAGGGTCACTGATCCTATTTGGTTGGCAAATGTATAACAAGCAGAAAGCAAAAGATTTTGGACCAGCAGTAGCTTCTGGTCTAATATGTGGTGAATCGTTGTGGGGAATTCCAGCATCCGTCCTTGCTCTAGCTGGTGTGAAAGCTCCCATTTGCATGAAAGCTTAG